The Chloroflexus aggregans DSM 9485 genome segment TGATCGGTGCCGTTGCATCTGATTCGATTCGAGCCGCGTTGTTACGCTTGCACGAATTGGGGTTCCGCGTGGTCTGGGTCTTCTGTGGTGCGACGGCTGCACCTGCTGTCCCCGGTGTCAATACCTATTGGGTGCCGATGCGCCAATAGCAGAACATAGGGCATAATTCATATCCCCATACCTCTGGGGGGTAATCTAGATTACAGACAGCTCTTGAGGCAACGTGGTATACTTTCGGCTGTAAGCGACGCGACATTGTTGCGCCGACAGCTATGTATCGCTTAAGGAGATGGGTGATATGCATCACAAAGTTGTTATTATCGGATCAGGTCCCGCCGGTTTGACGGCAGCGCTCTATGCGGCACGTGCCAATCTCGAGCCGCTCGTCATTCGCGGTCTGCAACCGGGCGGTCTCATTGCTACCACGAGTGAAGTTGAGAACTACCCCGGCTTCCCCGAGGGCATCGGTGGCTTCGAGCTGGCCGAGGCAATGGAGAAGCAGGCAGCTCGTTTTGGTACGCAGTATCTCGATTCCATGGTGACGAAGGTTGACGTCGATCAGCGACCCTTCGTTATTCATACTGACGGTGGTCAGACTGTGACTGCCGATGCGATTATTGTCAGCACCGGCGCTTCGCCGCGTAAGCTGGGGGTTCCCGGTGAAGCTGAGCTGGCGAACCGTGGAGTCAGCTATTGTGCAACGTGCGACGGTTTCTTCTTCCGCGGTAAGAAGGTCGTCGTGGTTGGCGGTGGTAATAGTGCGCTCGATGAAGGTCTCTTCCTGACCCGCTATGTCGACGAGTTGGTGATTGTCCATCGCCGTGACACGCTGCGCGCCGATCCGGTGTTGCAAGAGCGGGCATTTAACAATCCCAAGGTGCGCTTTATCTGGAACTCAACGGTAGTGGCGATTAACGGTAAAGATAAGGTTGAGTCGGTAACGCTGCGTAATCTGAAGACCGGTGAGATGAGCGAGCTACCGACTGATGGTGTCTTCCCATATATCGGCCACGTTCCCAACACCGAGCTTTTCCGTGGCATTCTTGAACTTGATGAAGGTGGTTATATCGTTACCGATGGTCGTACCCGTACTAACATCCCCGGTATCTTTGCCGCCGGTGATGTGGCCGATCACATTTATCGGCAGGCGGTGACTGCTGCCGGTGATGGTTGCCGTGCAGCGATGGAGGCGACGTGGTATCTTGCTGAGCAGGAGCACGCACGCGCGAAGGCGACGGCTACGGCCTCGGCGTAGGGCGAGGCAGTTGGTCAGGGCTGCGGTCGTGGCCGGTCGATTTGACAATGAATCGACCGGTTGATCTCAATGAGTTAAATGTCCTGAGGTGATAACGTTTGCGTAGGGCCGTTGTGCTTGGGGTCTTGTGACGGCCACCGGCATAAGATGACCATACAATTACACCTGTCTGTCAGCGGGCTGAGCCGGTCGGGTGGGGGCCGGTGGAATAGTTGTTAGGGTGTTAGACAGCTTGTAGATTGACGCGCGTGGGGATCGTCCGATAATGAGATCGGTGTTTGCATAGACAGCGTGAGGGGTCGGCTTAACCCGACCCCTCGATGATTCTTGGGTGGCGGGATAACGCCTCTACCCGCTCGGTGTCTGCTACCTGAGCGAAGATTCCGTTATATGATTGCGATCTCTTTTCTGAATCTAGCGTACCGGTATGCTATAGTTATAGACGACAGCATATCAAGGAGGTGCGCTATGGCAACGACGCCCATCACCGATCTTGATCTCATTGGTAATGCTCGTGAGAGCTACGAGCATCTTGAGCAGGCCTACATCCTCGAATACCTGCGCAGCCAAGGCCTCACGCTCGAGCAAGTCCGTTCGATGCCTGTAGAGCAGGCCAAGGAAATTATGCGGGCTGCATCACTCTATGCCTCGACGCAGATGAGTGTAGTTGAGGCACGTGCCCAGTTGGTAGAAGAACTGCACGGTGGACCGCGCGCATTGTAAGGGGTGATGACCGTTCTGAGGCGCGGGGAGAAGGTACGTTCTCGTAGAACGTATCTTCCTCAATGCGTCCTGATTCGGTGGCGGAGTTGCGCGGTATCACCCTCACGTCGCTGCACCGAGGCATGCATGCGGGGCGATTGATTCGAGTGGTGTGAACGAACCGCAATCGTCGCTTCCGTTGCGCACGGGCGATGAGCGACGTGGGCGTTGCGATATGAGACAATCAGCGCGACACCACGGTGAACCATGCCGGGACGCACCCAATTCTCGCGGATCGCTCCTCCTACGGAGGCGGCGGTGTTTGGCCGGCAACGAACGAAGCGCGCACGGTGCCGGGCTGAACCTCGACGTGTCCGGCGGTGGCATCGTTCATGAGCGGGACTCCACTGCCCCATGGTGGGTCCGACCAGCAATGGCGGCACTCCGGGAGGAGGGGGTGCTCCCGGAGGGAGGAACGTGACGCCTGTCGGTTGCGATTGCGTAGTGCAAATGGGCCGGAACAGGAGGTCGCGCACGTTTGCGGCTGGATAGCAGGGAAGCGGTTGAGCGATTAGCTCCCTTCCGCCGTTTATTCAGCCCAACACTGCGCGTAAGACGGCATCGGTATCGCGCAAATCGGGTAACAGGGCATCGGGCTGATGAGCCGCCAATTCGGTGAGCGAAAACGGACCGGTGGCGACGGCGACCGTGCGCGCACCGAAGGCTTTACCGCAGGCGATGTCTCGGGGTGTATCGCCGATGATCACGACATCGGTGTGGTTAAAGGTGTGCCGGTAGCGCGCTGTTGCACGGGCGACGGCAATTGGTGGTAAGGCGAGGCGGTCAAAATGATCGTCGCCATAGGCGCCGGCCTCGATATCGAGCCACGGTAATAGACCGGTGCATTCGAGCTTGATCTTGGCTGCTGCGGCGACATTGCCGGTCAGGGGTGCCTGGTACGCGATGTCCGTCAACCTTTGTAAAGCTTCTACCACACCGGCAAAGACGGTCGAGCGCGCGATCAAAGCCTCACGTTGCGCAGTTAATTCAGCAACATAGAGCGCAATAAATTCGCGCAATTGACAATTGATGGCTTCCTCATCAATGGAGGGTAAACTCTCACGCACAATTTGCCAGTCGGTTTTACCGGCGTATGATGTGCGCTCGATCTGAACCTCTGGCCCAACCAACCGGCGGAGCGCCGTTCGCATTGCATTTGCGGCAATCCCGTCGGTCGAGAGCAGAGTCCCGTCCACATCCCACAAAACTAGACGCTTCATCGCAACTCCCGTTGGGGTGGCGTACCTAGCGTTGAGATACGCCACCTAACAACTCAGCAATGGTCAGCAACAACTCATCGAGATCGGTCGGTTTCGTTAAGAAGCGGTCGAAGCCGGCAGCGAAGGCTTCCTGCCGGTCACTTTCGCCCAATCCACTCAAGGCAATAGCCGGGCAATAGCGCAGTTCGGGACGCGCACGCAACTGTTTGAGCAGCTCAAAGCCGTTGCAATCGGGCAGACGCAGATCGATGAGGA includes the following:
- the trxB gene encoding thioredoxin-disulfide reductase is translated as MHHKVVIIGSGPAGLTAALYAARANLEPLVIRGLQPGGLIATTSEVENYPGFPEGIGGFELAEAMEKQAARFGTQYLDSMVTKVDVDQRPFVIHTDGGQTVTADAIIVSTGASPRKLGVPGEAELANRGVSYCATCDGFFFRGKKVVVVGGGNSALDEGLFLTRYVDELVIVHRRDTLRADPVLQERAFNNPKVRFIWNSTVVAINGKDKVESVTLRNLKTGEMSELPTDGVFPYIGHVPNTELFRGILELDEGGYIVTDGRTRTNIPGIFAAGDVADHIYRQAVTAAGDGCRAAMEATWYLAEQEHARAKATATASA
- a CDS encoding HAD family hydrolase; translated protein: MKRLVLWDVDGTLLSTDGIAANAMRTALRRLVGPEVQIERTSYAGKTDWQIVRESLPSIDEEAINCQLREFIALYVAELTAQREALIARSTVFAGVVEALQRLTDIAYQAPLTGNVAAAAKIKLECTGLLPWLDIEAGAYGDDHFDRLALPPIAVARATARYRHTFNHTDVVIIGDTPRDIACGKAFGARTVAVATGPFSLTELAAHQPDALLPDLRDTDAVLRAVLG
- a CDS encoding response regulator, yielding MQIVLVEDNPLMQQLFMIFLRGHGFDVTVAATGAAALTAPISLPALFLIDLRLPDCNGFELLKQLRARPELRYCPAIALSGLGESDRQEAFAAGFDRFLTKPTDLDELLLTIAELLGGVSQR